Proteins found in one Fusobacterium varium genomic segment:
- a CDS encoding toprim domain-containing protein: MKKEYTYKVYGNQMRFDYCPICKREGKNPDFSFNREIRQFYCHREGESGSLADLKKYDRDFYNFLKLVLSGNEKEKVERSNKIKDEAVNLNEVFLSRGNCLLNQEWRDYLKSRGIGERYLDRLFRLGKNNNMMIPITDGKSVVAIRYRDLAKKYLHSERGSKGDYFINWQHITKRNYIIIVEGEIDLLSALESGFENVVSLPFGASDINAVKNQKNWLLEFKKIIIAVDKDEAGKKAYEKILKELNWKNEEIYCVDMGEYKDFNEVLMGEGIGKIREIVANCKKVEKFEIVEEIEEDRFFKGENGYFIKERGEEKQITDFILEIKEISNKFIKGITYNMGRAKEFRASKSELLFLNGIVENVGYYYGSKNSIPSFWSWILQQNRDKFVIDIDHYGIIDEKYYDTSSKAICDKNELYIQSLNSIPELTRGDKKILKELLPYLRKDSNQSLLGICWALGRLHNLGSYPILELEGSTSVGKTIFGEFICRILLGSRDNIKSLSTVTIHQIRLLSSCSNITPWVLDEIKLTTKSIKDKTDELLSTIRSVYDNKTVNQGNLTTKLLEYKLCTPLIISGETKINDVSIRNRILSVELNQENKSNDRVFEKFKNTQLLEKLGKQAILNRLADGKIVVKKQKLREIFPDIRDDRQLHNIKCVYTGLLALKKIVNLNRKIVDKFLLFLNELGKNERTTVKNFLLLLELVAESDKDPRSFYQVKDGRHYLWFNILYKAIADEHKKTNSSLELLDMSTLKKQLKEANFILDDRVSVRFPANEFSTKTRPVTAVEIQPIDIFKNSLDN, translated from the coding sequence ATGAAGAAAGAGTATACCTACAAAGTATATGGCAATCAAATGCGATTTGACTATTGTCCCATATGCAAGAGAGAGGGGAAAAACCCAGACTTTTCATTTAACAGAGAGATTAGGCAGTTTTATTGTCACAGAGAGGGAGAATCTGGAAGTCTTGCAGATCTAAAAAAATATGATAGAGATTTCTACAATTTCTTAAAATTAGTATTATCTGGAAATGAGAAAGAAAAGGTTGAAAGGAGCAACAAAATTAAAGATGAGGCAGTTAATCTAAATGAAGTGTTCCTTAGTAGAGGAAATTGCCTTTTAAATCAAGAGTGGAGAGATTATCTAAAAAGTAGAGGTATAGGAGAGAGATATTTAGACAGGTTATTCAGATTGGGAAAAAACAATAATATGATGATACCCATAACCGATGGAAAGAGTGTTGTTGCAATAAGATATCGTGATTTGGCTAAAAAGTATCTGCATAGTGAAAGAGGGAGCAAAGGGGATTACTTTATAAATTGGCAACATATAACTAAGAGAAATTACATAATAATTGTGGAAGGGGAGATTGATCTTTTAAGTGCATTGGAAAGTGGTTTTGAAAATGTTGTAAGCTTACCTTTTGGAGCATCAGATATAAATGCAGTTAAAAATCAGAAAAATTGGTTGTTGGAATTTAAAAAGATAATAATTGCTGTGGATAAAGATGAGGCTGGAAAGAAAGCTTATGAAAAGATTTTAAAAGAGTTAAATTGGAAAAATGAAGAGATCTACTGTGTGGATATGGGTGAATACAAGGATTTTAATGAGGTTTTAATGGGTGAAGGGATAGGAAAAATAAGGGAGATTGTTGCAAATTGTAAAAAAGTGGAAAAATTTGAGATAGTAGAAGAGATAGAGGAAGATCGGTTTTTTAAAGGTGAAAATGGTTATTTTATCAAAGAGAGGGGAGAGGAGAAACAGATTACAGATTTTATCCTTGAGATTAAGGAGATTTCAAATAAGTTTATTAAGGGAATTACATATAATATGGGGAGAGCAAAAGAGTTTAGAGCAAGTAAAAGTGAGCTTTTATTTTTAAATGGTATAGTTGAAAATGTTGGTTATTACTATGGTTCAAAAAATAGTATTCCTAGCTTTTGGAGCTGGATTTTACAACAAAATAGAGATAAATTTGTTATAGATATTGATCATTATGGGATAATTGATGAAAAATATTATGACACTTCTTCAAAGGCAATATGTGATAAAAATGAGCTTTATATCCAAAGTTTAAATTCTATTCCAGAACTAACTAGAGGGGATAAAAAGATTTTAAAAGAACTTCTTCCATATTTAAGAAAGGATAGCAACCAAAGCTTATTGGGAATATGCTGGGCATTGGGAAGATTGCATAATTTAGGTTCATATCCAATATTAGAATTAGAAGGATCTACATCAGTTGGTAAAACAATATTTGGAGAGTTTATCTGTCGTATTCTCTTAGGAAGTAGAGATAATATAAAAAGTTTAAGCACTGTGACAATACATCAAATAAGATTGCTATCAAGTTGTTCTAACATAACGCCTTGGGTTTTAGATGAGATAAAATTAACAACTAAATCAATTAAAGATAAAACAGATGAACTGTTAAGTACCATTAGATCAGTATATGACAATAAAACTGTAAATCAAGGAAATCTTACAACTAAACTATTAGAATATAAATTGTGTACCCCTCTTATTATCTCTGGGGAAACAAAAATAAATGATGTTTCAATTAGAAATAGAATTTTATCTGTTGAGTTAAATCAAGAAAATAAAAGTAATGATAGGGTATTTGAGAAGTTTAAGAACACTCAATTACTGGAAAAATTAGGGAAACAAGCTATATTAAATAGATTAGCTGATGGAAAGATAGTTGTTAAAAAGCAGAAATTACGGGAAATATTCCCAGATATAAGAGATGATAGGCAACTGCACAATATAAAATGTGTATATACTGGGTTGTTGGCATTGAAAAAGATAGTTAATTTGAATAGGAAAATTGTAGATAAGTTTTTACTATTTCTCAATGAGCTTGGGAAAAATGAGAGAACAACTGTTAAAAACTTTCTACTTCTATTGGAGTTGGTGGCAGAATCTGACAAAGATCCAAGATCATTTTATCAAGTGAAAGATGGGAGACACTATCTTTGGTTTAATATTTTGTACAAAGCTATTGCTGATGAGCATAAAAAAACAAATAGTAGTTTGGAGCTGTTGGATATGTCCACTTTGAAAAAGCAGTTAAAAGAGGCTAATTTTATCCTAGATGATAGGGTGTCTGTACGTTTTCCAGCAAATGAATTTAGTACAAAAACTAGACCTGTAACAGCAGTAGAAATTCAACCAATTGATATTTTTAAAAATAGTTTAGATAATTAA